One window of Cherax quadricarinatus isolate ZL_2023a chromosome 18, ASM3850222v1, whole genome shotgun sequence genomic DNA carries:
- the LOC128689469 gene encoding ceramide synthase 5, with product MTMMQRYVDVFLSPSTQHYFTNNTMVGIWWRQLSSYFWHSHFWLPSGIEWEDIAPTEELKYPNFQDVLVYPLLLSVVFISLNFLLEPFIFGPLARAADIPNKRPCPPPPSKILERLYYRHGMKLPEKALLEACSSTDMTVRQVERWLRRRYVATQTSKYDKFVECGFNVISHIVLTTYGVSIMVSKPWLWDISNCWENYPYHYIDDDVWWYYTIGLAYFWSATFLQILGPGRSVFDKMQMMLHHVFTILLMVFSWTCNFVRIGTLVLLVHECADIPLLIAKMLVYANRKFLTDAIFVIFLISWVITRNYLYPFWIMRSAFFDSQGYTKMPAAYLLKSLLCGLLLLNVVWTVLIGGVLVKKLRAGSIEDVRSDGEDLSEDNIKNGTKTE from the exons ATGACTATGATGCAGCGTTATGTTGACGTCTTCCTCAGcccctccacacaacactactTTACCAACAACACCATG GTTGGTATATGGTGGCGTCAGCTCTCTTCCTACTTCTGGCATTCACATTTCTGGCTACCCAGTGGAATAGAATGGGAGGACATCGCTCCCACTGAAGAACTGAAGTACCCTAACTTCCAGGACGTGTTGGTGTACCCTCTCTTGCTGAGTGTTGTCTTCATCTCcctcaacttcctcctggaacccTTCATCTTCGGGCCCCTGGCGCGGGCAGCAGATATACCAAACAAGCGGCCATGTCCGCCTCCGCCCAGCAAAATCTTAGAACGGCTTTATTATCGCCATGGAATGAAATTACCCGAGAAAGCGCTGCTGGAGGCTTGCAGCAGTACAGATATGACGGTGCGACAAGTGGAAAGATGGTTACGTCGCCGTTATGTTGCTACCCAAACTTCCAAGTATGATAAGTTTGTAGAATGTGGGTTTAATGTCATTAGCCACATTGTTTTGACCACATATGGCGTTTCCATCATGGTCTCCAAACCATGGTTATGGGACATTTCTAACTGCTGGGAGAATTATCCCTATCATTATATTGATGATGATGTATGGTGGTACTACACTATTGGTCTGGCGTATTTCTGGTCGGCTACGTTCCTTCAGATCCTTGGGCCAGGACGCAGCGTGTTTGATAAAATGCAGATGATGCTTCACCACGTGTTTACAATTCTTCTCATGGTGTTCTCCTGGACGTGTAACTTCGTTAGAATAGGCACTCTGGTATTACTAGTTCATGAGTGTGCAGACATCCCTTTACTTATTGCTAAAATGCTTGTTTACGCTAACAGGAAATTTCTCACGGATGCGATATTTGTAATATTTTTGATAAGTTGGGTAATAACTCGAAATTACCTCTATCCTTTCTGGATCATGCGCAGTGCATTCTTCGATTCTCAGGGCTACACCAAAATGCCAGCAGCTTACCTATTAAAAAGTTTGCTGTGCGGTCTGCTGCTGTTGAATGTGGTCTGGACAGTGTTGattggtggtgtgttggtcaaGAAACTACGTGCAGGCTCGATAGAGGATGTCAGATCTGACGGTGAAGACTTATCTGAGGACAACATTAAAAATGGTACTAAAACTGAATAA